The Fulvia fulva chromosome 1, complete sequence region GACAGTGGCTGGGTTGCAATCGGCTCCCGCAGCGACGATGACATTGCGTCTACGATCTCCCAAATCACCGGCATACAGACCTACGATTTGGGTCAATTCAGTCAGCTGCGGGCTAGCGTCGCGCGTAAGATGTCTTGGGCCTCAAAGCGCAAAACAACACGACCCGAAGACCTCGCATACAGTCTGCTCGGTCTCTTCGATGTCAACATGCCGCTCCTGTACGGTGAAGGCGCCGCCAAAGCATTCATGCAACTACAGCTAGAGATTATCCGCAAGAGCTCCGATAAATCAATTTTTGCATGGGATTGGCCACGGACGACCGACGAGGACGCATTCTCATGGCCTGGGCTGCTGGCGCCATCTGCAGAGCCATTCCAGGATTGTGGTGATATCGTGGTCAGCGAGTTCAACTTTGAGAATCAGTTTCCGTATGAGATGACGAATCTGGGACTGTCGTTTAAGTCTAAGGCGGAAGCGGTGCAGGGCGAAGGGAGGGCGGAGAAGTACATCATTGACCTGGACTGTACGAGATTGCGATACCAGGCTGGGAGGGAAGGGAGGTTGAGAGAGCGGTGCTACATTATGCTGGAGCCTTCGACGCTGAACAATAGAGTCTACAGAAGGAGGCACTTCGCGCATTCCGAAGGTGTCAAGCCTTTTGAGGAGCGGTATCCAAAGGGGAAGAGGAAGGATGTGGGCGTGAAGCGCTTCTATATTCGGCAGGCTGGTCTGTGAGATCGATAGGCATCTCATTGCGAAGGCCCAGTCTGCTCATCTACCGAAGGGACATCTCATAGCTCCTTTCAGCAAGATGTTCTCGCGTGCAGCAGCCATGTACTGTTCTCCCTTCCCAAGCAGATTCTGTGGACCAACCTCTGAGATCACATAGCCCTTCGGATGGTACTTGTCACCTTGGTCGCCTGGCAGAGCTCCGCCAGTGGCCCGTCGAATCCAAGTTGAAGGACCCCACCTGGATAGCAATGTTGGCTCGATGTACCACGGATGCGCTCGGTAAATCTTAGCTTGATAACGACCATGTTCGTTTGGCTTCTCTGACCAACTGCGGACGCGCAAGAAGTGAGGTCGAGGCAGGGACAAATGTCGCAACATAAATGCGCGAAGAGTCAGTACATCGTGTTGACGAGAGAGCGTAGAGCTGTAAAATCGCAACAGAGCTAGCAATCTCTCTCAGCACGACCCTATAGGGGCCTGCTGTGGTGCGTATTGTCGTGCGTATGAGACAAGTGAGCAGTTTTGAGACACTACTAGCTCCGCCGCAACTGTATGTACTCCCTAGGATTTACTCACAACGTGGCGAGTCGATCTAGGTGGTTGCAGGTATGCTTCACGCAGTATGACTCCGGTATCTGCTGCTCTTTTTGAAGCATTCTCATCGACGAGGTGGCCTGTGGATAGCAGGAGCCGTGGTATAGAGGGTATTACATATGTCTGAGCGTGTGTTGGAGATGTTGTCAGATGGCACGGGCTCTGGTCTTCGTACCTTGAACAATGCGAATGACAAGGCAGTCAGGTACATCGCTGGCTTTTCCAGTGTTGACAAGTCGGATTGGATCCTGAACGCCTCATCCAGAGTCATGGCGGCCAATGAGGCTCGGTCTGGGTATTTGATTCGAAGAGCATCTCGGCGGCGATATCGAAGAGCTCGAACGAGGCCGATGTACGCTATCAAGGCTGTGACCGCCAGCGCGGGCGAGACCGAGGAGGTG contains the following coding sequences:
- a CDS encoding Vegetative incompatibility protein HET-E-1; protein product: MRLIDTTTLELHEFSEEQIPYGCFAVISHRWTNDEVTFKEYRRGLKKDSIGYRKILHSCELAKIRNRQYVWIDTCCIDKRSSAELSEAINSMFRWYQRSAECYVHLQDVSLSSLLPGQEPHKLLAGSDWFTRGWTLQELLAPTKALFFDSGWVAIGSRSDDDIASTISQITGIQTYDLGQFSQLRASVARKMSWASKRKTTRPEDLAYSLLGLFDVNMPLLYGEGAAKAFMQLQLEIIRKSSDKSIFAWDWPRTTDEDAFSWPGLLAPSAEPFQDCGDIVVSEFNFENQFPYEMTNLGLSFKSKAEAVQGEGRAEKYIIDLDCTRLRYQAGREGRLRERCYIMLEPSTLNNRVYRRRHFAHSEGVKPFEERYPKGKRKDVGVKRFYIRQAGL
- a CDS encoding ER-bound oxygenase yields the protein MHDKHFNTRSSPSRLQHSAPTDTSSNAMLTSSVSPALAVTALIAYIGLVRALRYRRRDALRIKYPDRASLAAMTLDEAFRIQSDLSTLEKPAMYLTALSFALFKIYRAHPWYIEPTLLSRWGPSTWIRRATGGALPGDQGDKYHPKGYVISEVGPQNLLGKGEQYMAAARENILLKGAMRCPFGR